ATGGTTTTAGAAAAGCTAGATGTACCTCTTTGGCAACATTTAAGTTGATAAAAAGCGTATTAAAAGCTATAGATGATCAGGTACCAGTTACAGTCCTATTTATGGATATGAGTAAGGCGTTTGATTTTGTGAGTCACGAGCGGCTTTTATCCAAAGTATATAGATATGGTATTCGTGGCCCAGCGCTTGACTGGATTCGAGACTACCTTACTAATCGATGCCAATGTGTCTCTACACATTGGCATCGATTAGCGTATTTCAGTGTCTCTACACTGAAATATTGTCCTAAGTCAAAAACTGTAGTATCATATAAATCATCGTATGTTAATAATAACTATGGCGTACCACAGGGAAGCATATTAGGACCTTTACTCTTCTTGCTATATATTAATGATTTGCCAAAATATTTGTCTCAGGAATGCATCTTATTCGCAGATGACACTTCTATCATAATCAAATCTAAAGACATATCAACATATAATGATGACATAAATAGGACATTAGATGAAACAATTAAAtggttaaatatgaataatttAAAGGCAAACTTAAGTAAGACAAATTATATGCAATTCCATACTGACCGTGGCATCTCACAAAATCTTAATGTAGTCTCTGAAGATGTCTCTAATCCTAATTCTCTTATTGAAGAAGTCCATCATACAAGGGTTTTAGGGATAATAATTGACTGTCACTGTAACTGGCTAAAGCAGGTGGATAATGTCTGCTCTAGGATAAGTAGTTTTATATTTGCAATAGGTAGGATAGCAAGAACGGTCTCTATACAAGCAGCAATAGTTGCATACCATGGGTACGTAGACTCAACTCTCCGCTATGGTGTAGTATTATGGGGTATAGTACGAACAGAGACCAGGTATTCCTCATACAAAAACGCTGTATTAGATCAATTTTCGGGATGCATCAATTGGACTCATGTCACCCaatttttattgataataacATTCTTACCTTCCCATGTATTTACATTTTGGAGGCTGCATTATTCGTGCATAAGTATAAGAGCCAGTTCATGGAAGTACAGCAGCTGCGACCCTGTCAAGTCCGGGAGCAATATTTAGAGTCCGGGAGCAagcttttatataaaaaaacaaaagccGGCTGATTGAATGAActtttaattgttataattgtaTTTCTGAGACATTTATTCACGAAggatttatatataatataaataacaagcagaatataataaagcacatatttacatacaagccttgtgtttagcgccatctagttgaaACCATTAGAACTTTTAAAACCTCTAGTGACCATAATCAATAGTGAGCGAAATGGTTGTATGCGCAGCGGCTTGTGGTAAACCCCTCGCATCGACAGGGGTCGCTAAGTGTTCATGTGGACAGTCTTATCATAAGGCTTGTGTGGGCATGGGCATTACCGCTCGTGTCGCCCCCACTTGGCTGTGCCCGACGTGTAAAGCGACCACTGCTCGGCGTGACAACTCTGACAACACGCCGGTGAAATCGAATGTTGTCGATGACGACGATACGCCGACCGATCCACAGGCGGATGTTGCGGAGCAGCTGCGCTTGCTGCGCGCGGACTTTGGTGCTGTGCGCGACGACATCGCTGGCCTGCGACAAGAGGTGGCGAAATTGCATTCTCTCTTCGGTGGCCTCTCTAGCCGTCTTGACGTATTAGAGGACAAAGTTAGGTGCTTGGAGGAGCGACCGGTGGGCTCCGCTGACAGCGACCCCGAAGGCCAAACGTCGGCAGTACCAGTGGTGGAGCTGCAGCAGACGGTAGCTCGCCTTCAACTGGAGCTAAACGACCGTGACCAGGATGCGCTGCTCTCTGACCTTGACATCGGCCACATCCCTGAGGCAAAGGGTGAAAACGTTGTGCACACGGTCACTGTCCTAGCGGCCAAGTTAGGTATGACTCTCGACCAGCGCGACGTGGTTTTCGCCGAGCGGGTTGGTGCTGTGGACAGGAGAGGGGAAGGTGTCGACGATGACGCAGTGGGGCGTCCGCGCCGCGTTGTAGTTAGGCTGTCGCGGCGGCAGTTGCGCGATGAGTTGCTACAGGCAGCGCGTGTGCGACGAAATATCAGCTTCACCGACGGCAACCCGTCGGCTCCTCCCTGTCGTGTCTTCGTTAATGAGCGCCTTACTCGCACGAACCGCCTTCTGTTTCATAAGGTTCGAGAGTTATGTCGGCAGCAGCAGTGGCGATTCTCGTGGACCAGGCGTGGCCGGATCTATGCTCGACAAGGAGAAGGAAAGCCGGCGATCCAAATTCGCTCTCAGGAGGACGTAGACCGTGTTTTTAGGACCAGCTCCGTTTGAGGTGCGGGCGGTCGTGTATTGTGCTTCCCTACTAATTATACCTCTACTTTCATTGTGGCATGGTAATTactgtatgtttattttcatgaaatatataCAGGGCAAATATTTTTGTTGTATGCATCTAACTATAACTTGCAGGTCATATAATTCCTCATGTATTCATTATTATATGTCAGGAGTAATGTATttaagtaatgttaaaaaaaaataaaacacttcgAATAGGTTTGTATAATGCAGGTTCCCTTGGTACAAATCATGACAATTTTGTGGCGGCTGCTGCCCGGCAGGATGTTGATGTTCTGGCGATTAACGAATCATGGTTAAGGGCAGGCGAGGAGGGACGGGCGCCGAAACTTCCTGGGTACACTTTTCGGCATATCCCCAGACCACAGGGCGTCCGGTCGCGTGGTGGAGGCGTGGGCTTTTATATCAAGAGACATCTCAGCGCTAGGACCTGGCCTCACCCTGTTGACCCGTCGCACAAGCTGGTGGAGCAGATGTGGATCACGTTTACTCTCAACGGAAGAAAGCTGGCAATAGGTACGGCGTATCGACCACCTTGGATggacatacaagtttttttggaTGCTATTAGTGACTCGATTAGTTCAATGCGCAGTTACGATCATTTGGCTGTATTAGGCGATTTCAACATTAATTTACTGCAAAACTATGACGCTAAAACTGCTCAATTCAACAATTTTATAactagttttaatttaaaacaattgGTATCTCAGCCTACACATTTTACTGACACCAGCCAGACGTTGATCGACGTTGTCTGTTCTGATATGTTAGCAAATAACACAACCATTGATAACGTAGGATGTATTTATGGTCACTGTCTTGTGGTTTGCGATTTTAATGTGAAACTAGAGAAATTGAAGCCATATCGCATCACATATAGACCTTATAAGGATATTTGTGATAGAGAACTTGATGTGGACCTGCAGAACGCGGGGTGGGAACTGATGTCGGATCTTGACAGTGTCAATGACATAGTAAGTATATTCAACCAAAAAGTTCTCACTATATTTGATGTACATGCCCCAGTAAAAACATCCTTAGTCAAAGTACAATCTTGCCCGTGGATTACTGACACTGTCAAGTTCATGATGCATCTGCGCGACACTGCTGCAACAGACTTTCACAAAAACCcgaatgatataaaaaaaaagtattacaaGGACCTTAAGTCTGTAGTGAACAAGGCTTTATATTTCGAAAAGGTGgcttattttaaacaaaatataaatagtaaaataaatgaCCCTAAAACATTatggaaaaatctgaaatcGACAATATTACCCACTAAGAATAATGAATTACCTTCAACTTTCAATAATCCTTgcgtaataaataaacattttcttGACCTGCCGGGAACTTCAGATGTAACTATGTCACAGTTAACCTATTTTGAATTTCACAGGCACAGCGACACAGTATtccatttaaaaacaattaactcGAGTGAAGTTACTAAAATAATTAGGAATTTAAAGTCTAATGCAGAGGGTGCTGATGGGATAAATTTACATATGCTTATTCTTACGCTTCCTTACACAATTGACATTATGACTAGTTTAATTAATAAGTCTATTCTATCATGCACCTTTCCTGATATTTGGAAGTTAGCAGTTGTAAATCCTCTGCCCAAAATTCCCAACCCTGTTACTATTAAAGACCTTAGGCCAATTAGCATACTCCCATGTCTGTCAAAAATAATGGAGAAAGTTGTTTGTGCACAGTTAACTGCCTACCTTGAAACTAATAACATTTTGCCAGACGTCCAATCGGGTTTCCGGAAAGGACGTAGCACCACAACTGCTTTGCTTGATGTCACTGACAACATATTAGATGCTCAGGATAAGGGTATGTGTACTCTTTTAGTGCTCCTAGACTTTTCGAGGGCATTTgattatataaatatagatCTACTTCTATCAAAGCTAGCTTACTATGGTTTTGATCAGAAAACTATACAATGGTTCAATAGCTACCTCAGTAACCGATGGCAGATGGTCAAGGTGCGCTCTGGTGACGGTTCCTCACTTCTTTCAGAAAAAGTCAAGCTTAACCGAGGAGTCCCACAGGGATCTGTAATCGGCCCGCTCCTATTTGTTCTCTATTCTGCAGACGTTAGGTTTCACATTAAACACTGTAGATACCACATATACGCAGATGACATTCAGATCTACTTATCATGTAAGCCAGCAGAGGTTGACTATGTTATAGAGAAACTAAATTATGACCTCGCAAGTATAGCAACCTGGGCTAGACAAAACTGCTTAGTGCTCAACCCAAATAAAACAAAGTACCTTATCTTTGGCAGTAAGCAACAACTGGCGGGTGTCAGTATGTCAGTTAATATTATGCTGATGGATGAACCAATTGAAAGGGTGTATGAAGCACGGAATTTGGGACTTTTAATGGATTGTGGACTTCGTTACGAGAAGCACACTGCTGAAGCTGTAAGAAGTTGCTTTTACAAGCTAAAGGTATTATATAAAATTCGCCCATACCTTAGCGAAACCTTGCGCATTCAACTGACCGAGTCGCTGGTACTGTCAAAACTGAACTATATGGATATTGTAACTGGGCCTAGGCTTCTGGCTAAAACCAAGAGACTCATCCAACGTGTTCAAAATGCTTGTGCTCGCTTCTGTTTTGACATTCCGTTGAGAGCACACGTCACTCCATTTCTCAATAGTCACAAAATTCTCAAAATGCAGCACCGTCGTAAACTTCATCTGGCTTGTTTGCTTTTCGGAGTTCTTAAGTATAAAACACCTGCATATCTTTTTGTTAAGTTAACTTGCATCAAGCTCCGCGACCGCCGCAATTGTGGAATTCATTTGCTGACGCCACGCCATGCTTCGGCAGCCTTCCGGGGCAGCTACCGGTATAACGCTTCAAAGTGTTGGAATAATGTCCCACCACCTATGAGGAACCTGCAAAGTATTTATAGTTTCAGAACAAAGCTCAAACAATACATGCTTAGCCACCAATTCAACCAGGAAACCTGCTTACATGATACAAGTTGCCTGTAGTCTCTGTTTTTACTTACCACATAGTTTATGTTCCGTCTGTATTGCCATGGCGCACttcattctgaaatattctgagccttttattgatattaattaataatttaagtttgcATTGCCAATTTTTGTTTGTCCTTGTACTCGTGCTTTTTGTTATGTCATTTTAGCTCCCGTAATGGCCGGATGGCGCTAGATGTAGTCATATTTTAATGTACAGCTATGACGAGTCCGACCCGATAATATTGTGTAATAATGTAATGTCTGCTATAAATCTTTGTTGTCTTTTGCATACTttcttttttgctattttttatttttattagtgttgtattcataaattgttacctgtcgtgattgttttcaccgaatggcctcatcggaagaccagcgctggaagtcgccagcaacatgctgagatgagaccatttcgtggcacttttgtCTGTTGTTAGCCTTTGTGTGTATGGTTACTTGTTTGTGTCgttaatttttgtgtatattatattgttatcgtcgttgttaagtgcttacgaataaaaaatattctattctattctattctattcaatacAAGCACAAATTATATAAACCCGCGGTCAAGCTAGCACTCTCCTCCAAAAATGCATACTGTATGTGTAttaccatttataataagttaccggACATGTTTAAAGACTgtaataattttagtaaatttaaGAAATTTGTCAAGCAATGGCTCATACAAAAATGTTATTACTGtataaatgattttttgaatGATATTTTCTAGGTGTTCAGAAACGTTCaaaaattgtattaattttttatcCTTATTTTCTGTGTCGCAATTAGCCaattcatttaataattttataaataatttaattcactttttaataatatttcaataattaatttaattcaaaatgcAGAATGTACAAATTCAATAATTATTCAAGGTTTTCTAATattcaaatttaatttaataatgtttcAATCAATTATCTTcatattgcatatttttaaataaatattcagtgCATTGTATACGTTTAATCTTAAGTCAAAATCTGTTTattcatatttcattaatttcattatggcaacttttaattcaaatttgacagctttgagctttttaaaaacttacggtTACTGTTCGTTATTCCGCCTCCAACGACATTCACTGTACCACTTTCTTTGTCTTCCACAATTCGGATTAAAACCAGCACcaaactacagtccgcttattaTTTCTACCACCACTACGAAGACCTGAGACCAGCGAAGATTATctatggtccttcgaaccggacaGTGCATTGTATACGTTTAATCTTAAGTCAAAATCTGTTTattcatatttcattaatttcattatggcaacttttaattcaaatttgacagctttgagctttttaaaaacttacggtTACTGTTCGTTTGTTCAGCTCCACAACGACAATTCACAGTGTCATTTTCTTTGTTCTTCgcatatttattcacatctttACAATTTGGAATCCATATCCATGTAATTTGGAAGTACTATGGTCCTTCGAGCCTTCGAAATTGTGAGGGGGCAAGATTGTGGCACCGAGTCGAGCTCCACATATTCAACGGACGTTCTTCAGCGAAGCCGTGGGTCATCCAGGTTGGCGTAGGGCACATCCAGCTACGTGCCAGTTCCGGAGCTGACACTCATCGCGTCCCATCAGTCAGGAGCGACGAGTGAATTCACGAACAGCATTCACCGGACACACGGAGCAATTCCCACTACAGTGGGAATTCACCGTAACCGTCAGTCAGTTACGGAATCCAGCCCATCCAGCACCAACCAGACCAATCCAGGAGCAATTCAGTGGAGAGCAACGGCAGCCAGATTCAATCATCCATATTCAGATCCAGGAGCAGTCAGCGCAGAAGGAGGAAGCACGAAATAGTGAGATCGTTCCTTGTCCTTCTATTCAATTCACAttcctttgtttttttttttgcaactgTTCCATCCATCCATTCATACATTtcaattatattcatattaacaGTTATTCCATCAAATTCACATAATAGTAAATTCATTGTTTTCATTGCCATAATTTGGTCAGTAGGTACACAGTAGATATTCACACTTAttcacataatattcatttttgtaGGCATGTCCTAACCTTTCAACACATTCCGTAGCAATACATAACATTTAAATTCACAAATACACTTTTAACTTCATACCTAACTTTTAATACATTAATCACACATTCATTTCAAAAATTCACTATCCTAATTTTCATTTTAAACACTAATAATCTCACGCGAACACGTTATTGAGTCAATTTTTATATCAAACTGCAGATTGCCGGTAAGGTGTAAACAAACTCATTAAGTGATTACATAACCATACGTGCATCTCATATCAGCGTTGCGTTGCATACAAGTTTGAGCGCCTGAGCATTTGTAATAGCAAATTGTGTTCAtgacatttaaattaaatttatatacttaggcaattcaattaatttattatgttacaATGTTTTTTGACCAAGATTTACACAAACTTAATCACAAGCGTGAGGTTATTAGAGGCAAACTTACGGCCTTTCAGcagtttgtttttaaattagcGGCCGAACAACAGCTAAGCGAATTGCAGCTTGCTGAATTAAAGTTACGATTTCACAGAGTAAGGCCTTTATACAATGAATTCGATTCAATTCAGACAGATATTGGGATATTGTCCGAGTTCACAGTAGAAGAGGATATCGGAGAGGAGCTGGCTCTCTTTGAAGATGCCTACTTCGCATGCATGTCATCAGCTCAAGTACTAATTCAGAAATACTCACAGCCTAATTCTACCATCCAAGTGTCGACTCAGGCTTTGAAAAACAATATAGACTGCAAAACACACAATCTGCAGTCTAATACttttcacacaaataaatgcacaTCTGCACTTGACATTCATTTAGATTCAAATATCCAGGTCTCGATTTTTAGGGAGTCAGGTTCAATCGTTCCCAGGCACAGTTTGGTGCCAGAACAAAACGCTTGTGAGGAGCAGTTTTCGAAAGCTGATCCTGACGAGCAACCCATACAGTTAGATGAGTCGCCTTCGGTTCAGGGTATCTCATTTCGGTGTACTTCAGTGGCGTTTTCACATATTGTTCACAGACACAACCCCAATCGTGTGGTGGGAACACCGAGCAACCCCGTCTACGATTATGTCATTGATAGATCAGGGTTGCTCAGTTTCATACATCACATCATTgtgtacatatttaaatattaccgGCTCACGTTCTTGCATTCAGGGCCTCTATTGAACATTGAAACGGTGCATCTCTTGATTGGCAACGTATCAAGAGAGCGTGAGGGGCTAGGAGATTCACCGATTTATTTACAGTATTTACACATTCACATTAGTCACGCACATTCACACAAGCACATTCACCTACTGATTCACATAACGGCAATTATTATTCAATGTAAATTCAGTCCTTTTCATTCCTTTCCCATTTCCTTCTAGGGCGATCCACTATTTCCATGCGTTATGCACAGATTGCCGCCTTCAAGTCTTCACCGGTTCGTGGCAGCTACACTTCGGAAGGCATCCATGGCAGCGACGGCATCGCACGGGTTCTCAACATCATCTACCCTCTCCCTGTCAACACATTATTGAAGTCATAGACTCCAAGGCGGGAGCATGTTCAGAAACGTTCaaaaattgtattaattttttatcCTTATTTTCTGTGTCGCAATTAGCCaattcatttaataattttataaataatttaattcactttttaataatatttcaataattaatttaattcaaaatgcAGAATGTACAAATTCAATAATTATTCAAGGTTTTCTAATattcaaatttaatttaataatgtttcAATCAATTATCTTcatattgcatatttttaaataaatattcagtgCATTGTATACGTTTAATCTTAAGTCAAAATCTGTTTattcatatttcattaatttcattatggcaacttttaattcaaatttgacagctttgagctttttaaaaacttacggtTACTGTTCGTTATTCCGCCTCCAACGACATTCACTGTACCACTTTCTTTGTCTTCCACAATTCGGATTAAAACCAGCACcaaactacagtccgcttattaTTTCTACCACCACTACGAAGACCTGAGACCAGCGAAGATTATCTACTCTAATGAGCGCCTTACTCGCACGAACCGCCTTCTGTTTCATAAGGTTCGAGAGTTATGTCGGCAGCAGCAGTGGCGATTCTCGTGGACCAGGCGTGGCCGGATCTATGCTCGACAAGGAGAAGGAAAGCCGGCGATCCAAATTCGCTCTCAGGAGGACGTAGACCGTGTTTTTAGGACCAGCTCCGTTTGAGGTGCGGGCGGTCGTGTATTGTGCTTCCCTACTAATTATACCTCTACTTTCATTGTGGCATGGTAATTactgtatgtttattttcatgaaatatataCAGGGCAAATATTTTTGTTGTATGCATCTAACTATAACTTGCAGGTCATATAATTCCTCATGTATTCATTATTATATGTCAGGAGTAATGTATttaagtaatgttaaaaaaaaataaaacacttcgAATAGGTTTGTATAATGCAGGTTCCCTTGGTACAAATCATGACAATTTTGTGGCGGCTGCTGCCCGGCAGGATGTTGATGTTCTGGCGATTAACGAATCATGGTTAAGGGCAGGCGAGGAGGGACGGGCGCCGAAACTTCCTGGGTACACTTTTCGGCATATCCCCAGACCACAGGGCGTCCGGTCGCGTGGTGGAGGCGTGGGCTTTTATATCAAGAGACATCTCAGCGCTAGGACCTGGCCTCACCCTGTTGACCCGTCGCACAAGCTGGTGGAGCAGATGTGGATCACGTTTACTCTCAACGGAAGAAAGCTGGCAATAGGTACGGCGTATCGACCACCTTGGATggacatacaagtttttttggaTGCTATTAGTGACTCGATTAGTTCAATGCGCAGTTACGATCATTTGGCTGTATTAGGCGATTTCAACATTAATTTACTGCAAAACTATGACGCTAAAACTGCTCAATTCAACAATTTTATAactagttttaatttaaaacaattgGTATCTCAGCCTACACATTTTACTGACACCAGCCAGACGTTGATCGACGTTGTCTGTTCTGATATGTTAGCAAATAACACAACCATTGATAACGTAGGATGTATTTATGGTCACTGTCTTGTGGTTTGCGATTTTAATGTGAAACTAGAGAAATTGAAGCCATATCGCATCACATATAGACCTTATAAGGATATTTGTGATAGAGAACTTGATGTGGAC
This genomic stretch from Leguminivora glycinivorella isolate SPB_JAAS2020 chromosome Z, LegGlyc_1.1, whole genome shotgun sequence harbors:
- the LOC125240441 gene encoding uncharacterized protein LOC125240441, translating into MVVCAAACGKPLASTGVAKCSCGQSYHKACVGMGITARVAPTWLCPTCKATTARRDNSDNTPVKSNVVDDDDTPTDPQADVAEQLRLLRADFGAVRDDIAGLRQEVAKLHSLFGGLSSRLDVLEDKVRCLEERPVGSADSDPEGQTSAVPVVELQQTVARLQLELNDRDQDALLSDLDIGHIPEAKGENVVHTVTVLAAKLGMTLDQRDVVFAERVGAVDRRGEGVDDDAVGRPRRVVVRLSRRQLRDELLQAARVRRNISFTDGNPSAPPCRVFVNERLTRTNRLLFHKVRELCRQQQWRFSWTRRGRIYARQGEGKPAIQIRSQEDVDRVFRTSSV